The Saccharomonospora glauca K62 genome has a segment encoding these proteins:
- the lpdA gene encoding dihydrolipoyl dehydrogenase, whose translation MSEHFDVVVLGAGPGGYTAAVRAAQLGFDTAVIEERYWGGVCLNVGCIPSKALLRNAELAHLFTHEARTFGIQVDGEVTFDYTAAYQRSRKVADGRVKGIHYLMKKNAITQFNGRGTFTSDKSIEVTTADGVETVTFDHCIIATGASPKLLPGTSISDRVVTYEQQILSSELPESIVICGAGAIGVEFGYVLHNYGVKVTIVEFMDRMVPAEDEEVSAELARRYRRLGIDVLTSTRVESIDESGEKVRVTVSKDGEQQVLEADKVLQAMGFAPNVEGYGLENTGVALTERGAIDVDGRCRTNVPHIFAIGDVTAKLMLAHTAESMGIVAAETIADAETMELDYRMIPRATYCQPQVASFGLTEEQARAEGYDVQVSKFPFTANGKAHGLADAVGFVKLVSDAKYGELLGGHLIGPDVTELLPELTLAQQWDLTVHEVARNVHAHPTLGEAVKEAVHGLAGHMINM comes from the coding sequence ATGAGTGAACACTTCGACGTTGTGGTGCTGGGCGCAGGCCCCGGCGGATACACAGCCGCCGTCCGTGCGGCCCAGCTCGGGTTCGACACCGCCGTCATCGAGGAACGCTATTGGGGCGGGGTTTGCCTCAACGTCGGGTGCATTCCGTCGAAGGCGCTGTTGCGCAATGCCGAACTCGCCCACCTGTTCACCCACGAGGCCCGTACGTTCGGCATCCAGGTCGACGGCGAGGTGACGTTCGACTACACCGCGGCGTACCAGCGCAGCCGCAAGGTGGCCGACGGCCGCGTCAAGGGCATCCACTACTTGATGAAGAAGAACGCGATCACCCAGTTCAACGGTCGCGGCACCTTCACGAGTGACAAGTCCATCGAGGTCACCACGGCCGACGGCGTGGAGACCGTCACGTTCGACCACTGCATCATCGCCACGGGTGCCTCGCCGAAGCTGCTGCCGGGCACCTCGATCAGCGATCGCGTCGTCACCTACGAGCAGCAGATCCTGTCGTCCGAGTTGCCCGAGAGCATCGTCATCTGCGGTGCGGGTGCCATCGGCGTCGAGTTCGGCTACGTGCTCCACAACTACGGCGTCAAGGTCACCATCGTCGAGTTCATGGACCGCATGGTGCCCGCCGAGGACGAGGAGGTGTCGGCCGAACTGGCTCGGCGCTACCGCAGGCTCGGCATCGACGTCCTCACCTCGACCCGCGTCGAGTCGATCGACGAGTCGGGTGAGAAGGTGCGCGTCACCGTGTCGAAGGACGGCGAGCAGCAGGTCCTCGAAGCCGACAAGGTGCTCCAGGCCATGGGTTTCGCGCCCAATGTGGAGGGTTACGGACTCGAGAACACCGGCGTGGCGCTCACCGAGCGTGGCGCGATCGATGTGGACGGTCGCTGCCGGACGAACGTGCCGCACATCTTCGCGATCGGTGACGTGACGGCCAAGCTGATGCTCGCTCACACGGCCGAGTCGATGGGCATCGTGGCGGCCGAGACGATCGCCGACGCCGAGACCATGGAATTGGACTACCGCATGATTCCGCGGGCGACGTACTGCCAGCCACAGGTGGCGAGCTTCGGGCTCACCGAGGAGCAGGCGCGCGCCGAGGGTTACGACGTGCAGGTGTCGAAGTTCCCGTTCACGGCCAACGGCAAGGCGCACGGGCTGGCCGACGCGGTCGGGTTCGTGAAGCTCGTCAGCGACGCCAAGTACGGCGAGCTGCTCGGTGGACACCTCATCGGCCCGGACGTCACGGAGTTGCTGCCCGAGTTGACGTTGGCCCAGCAGTGGGACCTGACGGTGCACGAGGTGGCACGCAACGTGCACGCGCACCCGACTCTGGGCGAGGCGGTGAAGGAAGCCGTCCACGGTCTCGCCGGACACATGATCAACATGTGA
- a CDS encoding ArnT family glycosyltransferase: MAVPRFARLPVCLIAGAAMVVLLAFGNRYGYHGDELYFIAAGRHLDWGYADQPPLLPLLALLMDSLFPDSVMGFRLPAVVFTGAGIIVAGLTARELGGGTRAQVMAAGAYACSPFLLAGAGHILATHMVDAFLWTVIVWLVVRWVRVRDDRVLLAAALVTAVDLQVKFLIPVFWVVALLASWLFGPKDLVRRPLLWVGGAIAVATCVPTLVWQAVNGWPQLEMNRIVADEVSYAGGRVTFLPMALEQAGYGVGAVLVVLGVWWLLRSPRLREYRFLGVTVLGVTAVFWASSGRPYYVGGMFALCFAVSAVELDRVLTARWRPAMALAYAASALVAVSWLPIKPISAYAGQPYDPMNMELEEFGWPQVAASVASAYATLSPEQRATTTIVTETYWQASAIEKFQPELPDAYSGGRGYWYFGSPPEDARLTLFVGASRERLDDYFDHVRRIGTVDNGHEVNNDNQGAPIWLCEGRKASWAELWPSFRHMHFKW, translated from the coding sequence ATGGCGGTCCCGCGCTTCGCCCGGCTTCCGGTGTGTCTCATCGCCGGTGCCGCGATGGTGGTGCTGCTGGCTTTCGGCAACCGGTACGGCTACCACGGCGACGAGTTGTACTTCATCGCCGCGGGCCGACACCTCGACTGGGGTTACGCCGACCAGCCTCCGCTGCTGCCGTTGCTGGCGTTGTTGATGGACAGTCTGTTCCCGGACTCCGTGATGGGCTTCCGGCTGCCCGCGGTGGTGTTCACGGGGGCGGGCATCATCGTGGCCGGGCTGACCGCCCGCGAGCTCGGCGGTGGGACGCGGGCGCAGGTCATGGCGGCGGGGGCGTACGCGTGCTCGCCCTTCCTGTTGGCGGGTGCCGGGCACATCCTCGCCACCCACATGGTGGACGCGTTTCTGTGGACGGTCATCGTGTGGTTGGTGGTCCGCTGGGTGCGGGTGCGTGACGACCGTGTGTTGCTGGCGGCCGCGCTCGTGACGGCGGTGGATCTCCAGGTCAAGTTTCTCATTCCGGTGTTCTGGGTCGTCGCCCTGCTGGCCTCGTGGCTGTTCGGTCCGAAGGACCTGGTGCGACGACCGTTGTTGTGGGTCGGTGGCGCGATCGCGGTGGCGACTTGCGTGCCCACGCTCGTCTGGCAGGCGGTCAACGGCTGGCCGCAGCTGGAGATGAACCGCATCGTCGCCGACGAGGTGTCGTACGCGGGTGGGCGTGTCACGTTCCTGCCGATGGCGCTCGAACAGGCCGGGTACGGCGTCGGCGCGGTGCTCGTCGTGCTGGGCGTGTGGTGGTTGCTGCGCTCGCCGAGGCTGCGCGAGTACCGGTTCCTCGGGGTGACCGTGCTGGGGGTGACGGCGGTCTTCTGGGCCTCCTCCGGGCGGCCGTACTACGTGGGCGGGATGTTCGCGCTGTGCTTCGCGGTCTCGGCCGTGGAACTCGACCGGGTGCTCACGGCGCGGTGGCGGCCCGCGATGGCGCTGGCCTACGCGGCCTCGGCGCTGGTGGCGGTGAGCTGGCTGCCGATCAAGCCGATCTCGGCGTACGCGGGGCAGCCGTACGACCCGATGAACATGGAGCTGGAGGAGTTCGGCTGGCCGCAGGTCGCTGCGAGCGTGGCGTCGGCGTACGCCACGTTGTCGCCGGAGCAGCGGGCGACGACCACGATCGTGACCGAGACCTACTGGCAGGCGTCGGCGATCGAGAAGTTCCAACCCGAGCTGCCGGACGCGTACAGCGGGGGCCGGGGCTACTGGTACTTCGGTTCGCCGCCCGAGGACGCCCGGCTGACGCTGTTCGTCGGCGCGAGCCGGGAACGGCTCGACGACTACTTCGACCACGTGAGGCGGATCGGCACCGTCGACAACGGGCACGAGGTCAACAACGACAACCAGGGCGCGCCCATCTGGTTGTGCGAGGGGCGGAAGGCGTCCTGGGCCGAGTTGTGGCCCTCGTTCCGCCACATGCACTTCAAGTGGTAA
- a CDS encoding Gfo/Idh/MocA family protein: protein MVGHAFMGAVHAHAWRSVARFFDVPYSPRMVVLGGRDPERTARAAERMGWADSTTDWRALVERDDVDLVDICTPGDTHAEIAIAALEAGKHVLCEKPLANTVEEAERMVEAAERARERGVFAMVAFNYRRVPALALAKKLVDEGRLGELRHVRAAYLQDWLADADAPMTWRLRREQAGSGALGDIGAHIIDATQFVSGQTITGVSGMTETFVRRRPSENAADGMEDVTVDDCAVFTARFASGAVGSFEATRYALGRKNAMRIELNGSKGSLAFDFESMNELWFHDGTEGETTGGFRRIVVTEPTHPYIGAWWPPGHVLGYEHTFTHEIADLLTAIDAGTPVEPSFADGLRVQRVLAAVEKSAENGSKYIEV, encoded by the coding sequence ATGGTGGGCCACGCCTTCATGGGTGCCGTGCACGCCCACGCGTGGCGCAGTGTCGCGCGGTTCTTCGACGTGCCGTACTCCCCGAGGATGGTCGTCCTCGGGGGACGGGACCCGGAGCGCACCGCGCGGGCGGCCGAGCGCATGGGGTGGGCCGACTCCACCACCGATTGGCGGGCGTTGGTGGAACGCGACGACGTGGACCTCGTGGACATCTGCACGCCGGGGGACACCCACGCCGAGATCGCCATCGCGGCGTTGGAGGCGGGCAAGCATGTGTTGTGCGAGAAACCGCTGGCCAACACGGTGGAGGAAGCCGAGCGCATGGTGGAGGCGGCCGAGCGGGCCCGCGAACGCGGGGTGTTCGCCATGGTCGCGTTCAACTACCGCAGGGTGCCCGCGCTCGCGCTGGCCAAGAAGTTGGTGGACGAAGGCAGGCTGGGCGAGTTGCGCCACGTGCGGGCGGCCTACCTCCAGGACTGGCTCGCCGACGCCGACGCCCCGATGACCTGGCGGCTGCGTAGGGAGCAGGCCGGTTCCGGTGCGCTCGGCGACATCGGGGCGCACATCATCGACGCCACCCAGTTCGTCTCCGGCCAGACGATCACGGGGGTCTCCGGGATGACCGAGACCTTCGTGCGGCGCCGTCCGTCGGAGAACGCGGCCGACGGCATGGAGGACGTCACCGTGGACGACTGCGCGGTGTTCACCGCGCGGTTTGCGTCCGGCGCCGTGGGCAGCTTCGAGGCGACCCGCTACGCGTTGGGACGCAAGAACGCCATGCGGATCGAGCTCAACGGCTCGAAGGGCAGCCTCGCGTTCGACTTCGAGTCGATGAACGAGTTGTGGTTCCACGACGGCACGGAGGGGGAGACCACCGGTGGTTTCCGCCGCATCGTCGTCACCGAACCCACCCATCCCTACATCGGTGCCTGGTGGCCGCCGGGGCATGTGCTCGGCTACGAGCACACCTTCACGCACGAGATCGCGGACCTGCTCACCGCGATCGACGCCGGGACGCCGGTGGAGCCGAGTTTCGCCGACGGCCTGCGAGTGCAGCGGGTGCTGGCGGCGGTCGAGAAGAGTGCGGAGAACGGATCGAAGTACATCGAGGTGTAG